One window of the Eucalyptus grandis isolate ANBG69807.140 chromosome 6, ASM1654582v1, whole genome shotgun sequence genome contains the following:
- the LOC104449721 gene encoding glucan endo-1,3-beta-glucosidase 2 — protein sequence MAVPPFVLLLLLVGCASTVKSDQEPFIGVNIGTDLSDMPHPTQVVALLKAQNIRHIRLYNTDRGILAALANTGIQVIVSVPNEQLLGIGQSNSTAANWVSQNIIVHYPATNITGISVGSEVLTALPNAAPILVNALKFIHSALVASNLDRQIKVSTPLSSSVILDSFPPSQAFFNKSLNPVLVPMLNFLQSSGSYLMLNVYPYYDYMQSNGVIPLDYALFKPLPSNKEAVDANTLLHYSNVFDATVDAAYFAMAFLNFTNIPVVVTETGWPSKGDSNEPDATVDNANTYNSNLIRHVLNKTGTPKHPGITVSTYIYELYNEDTKAGPLSEKNWGLFDASGSPIYILHLTGSGSVLANDTTNQTYCTAKEGADPKMLQAALDWACGVGKVDCSPMLQGESCYEPDTLSAHATYAFDTYYHQMGKAPGTCDFNGVAAITTTDPSHGTCIFSGSLGRNATSVNVTAPSMNSTTSGSPALNYYTSTSCFLLWMKVLVLSALFL from the exons ATGGCTGTGCCCCCCTTTGTTCTTCTTCTGCTTTTAGTGGGTTGTGCTTCCACTGTGAAATCTGACCAAG AGCCATTCATAGGAGTGAACATAGGAACGGATCTTTCTGACATGCCACATCCAACTCAAGTTGTTGCTCTCCTCAAGGCACAGAACATAAGGCACATCCGCCTGTACAACACTGACCGTGGCATTCTTGCTGCACTAGCGAACACGGGCATTCAAGTCATTGTCTCAGTGCCTAATGAGCAACTCCTTGGAATTGGCCAATCCAACTCCACAGCTGCCAACTGGGTCTCCCAAAATATCATTGTTCATTACCCAGCCACCAACATCACCGGCATTTCTGTGGGGTCGGAGGTTCTAACGGCACTCCCCAATGCAGCTCCCATCCTGGTAAATGCCCTAAAGTTCATCCACTCGGCTCTAGTCGCCTCAAACCTTGACCGTCAGATCAAAGTTTCCACTCCGCTGTCCTCGTCCGTGATACTGGACTCTTTCCCGCCTTCCCAAGCATTCTTTAACAAATCCCTGAACCCAGTTTTGGTCCCCATGCTGAATTTTTTGCAATCCTCGGGATCATATCTAATGCTCAATGTATACCCTTACTATGACTACATGCAATCCAATGGTGTCATTCCCTTAGATTATGCACTGTTCAAGCCTCTGCCGTCTAACAAAGAGGCAGTGGATGCAAACACTCTTCTCCACTACTCCAACGTCTTTGATGCTACGGTCGACGCAGCCTACTTCGCAATGGCTTTTCTGAACTTCACCAACATTCCTGTTGTGGTGACTGAAACGGGTTGGCCATCAAAGGGTGATTCTAACGAGCCAGACGCCACAGTGGATAATGCCAACACATATAACAGTAACTTGATAAGGCATGTGCTGAACAAGACCGGGACACCCAAGCACCCTGGCATCACAGTCAGTACTTATATTTATGAGCTTTATAATGAAGATACAAAAGCGGGTCCGCTATCTGAGAAGAACTGGGGATTGTTTGATGCTAGTGGGAGCCCCATTTACATATTGCACTTGACAGGGTCGGGATCAGTTCTGGCGAATGACACGACAAACCAAACATATTGTACTGCAAAGGAAGGTGCAGACCCAAAGATGCTGCAGGCTGCTTTGGATTGGGCCTGTGGAGTCGGCAAGGTGGATTGCTCACCCATGTTGCAGGGCGAATCATGCTATGAACCGGACACATTATCTGCACATGCCACCTACGCATTTGATACATACTATCATCAAATGGGGAAGGCTCCTGGAACTTGTGATTTCAACGGGGTGGCTGCAATCACCACCACAGATCCAA GTCATGGTACTTGCATATTTTCAGGAAG TCTTGGTAGAAACGCGACATCGGTGAATGTGACGGCCCCGTCTATGAATTCGACAACCTCGGGATCACCTGCCTTAAATTATTACACCAGCACGTCTTGCTTCTTGTTGTGGATGAAAGTTCTGGTCTTGAGTGCCTTGTTCTTGTAG
- the LOC104449722 gene encoding uncharacterized protein LOC104449722: MGSGAETSPRWATVARLGSGGGGGCAWSSELDHVPLARRRDWLMKSRPRAGGVPPNCAAPVREVEKPVAGGGDGLVAKKEDEDCDVQVDSGGDFAGNEICSESERIRKCSINGKSSRGRNQSGEVHEKNVQDECGTMAFDTSRDTTAILLGHTSVDTSAVFPSRESEWFGFPDNGLDGEPAKFQNREKVDFMCSPMRLPLGENQSNMQNNVPEAMHDMIISNSVTSSKVKIEPFDDNDLLNQQISAVDVSHLLDSEMRLNKRNGEIQDDGWSDELDHVPLLLRRKMLLAGRKVPGAESPKSAISKVNDSACTSHHDVAVVKEEKQLHPSGLPGDDYVKNIDGITRDEIQPLLVSTGFDSCDMLERGDSDICGSMVTDASDTSVSQCCFGANQVSSLPIVFESIPSSKSRDFVELQKCVDTALSKGKLPKSNLCDVQDPGLCPMMITKPAAALKQSTKVKIEPPDHHAMPKSDDTSKDNLNVKMLPVKSEAQDSDDFSSDKVDHMLLQERLELLTSRIDSVADTNKTYSCYTELIPSVCGSSHPIPESVKLTLPKRLRKRKKTATDSVETALEEDVPGLLKVLLDKGVTVDEIKLYGEAESNELVEESSGNNGFAELEDVISKLYSQRQSFLKFPPIRGSKDAKISYCLACLLSLVEQTRYLHFRKWPAEWGWCRDLQSFIFVFERHNRIVLERPEYGYATYFFELVDSLPIDWQIKRLVIAMRLTSCSRVALIENKVLTVGEDLTEGEARVLMEYGWVPNTGLGTMLNYCDRVYHDQRNEMDISEWRVKIGKLLIEGYNGGSIVPTNIGKITEHRSSMERESLEISQVKMEAGL, from the exons ATGGGGAGCGGCGCTGAGACATCCCCGAGATGGGCGACGGTGGCGCGGCTCGgatccggcggcggcggcggctgtgCTTGGTCGAGCGAGCTCGATCATGTGCCGCTCGCGCGGAGGAGGGATTGGCTGATGAAGTCGAGGCCTCGCGCGGGTGGCGTTCCTCCGAATTGCGCCGCGCCTGTGCGAGAAGTGGAGAAGCCAGTCGC GGGTGGCGGAGATGGTCTTGTTGCTAAGAAGGAAGACGAGGACTGCGATGTGCAG GTTGATAGTGGAGGAGATTTTGCAGGCAATGAGATTTGTTCTGAGTCAGAGAGAATACGGAAATGTTCCATCAATGGAAAATCCTCACGGGGTCGAAATCAGTCAGGGGAAGTTCATGAAAAGAATGTACAGGATGAATGTGGAACTATGGCATTTGATACATCACGTGATACCACAGCAATACTTCTAGGTCATACCTCAGTTGATACTTCAGCAGTATTCCCTTCCAGAGAAAGTGAATGGTTTGGATTTCCTGATAATGGTTTGGATGGTGAAcctgcaaaatttcaaaatcgaGAAAAAGTTGATTTCATGTGCTCACCCATGCGATTGCCTTTGGGGGAAAACCAGTCTAATATGCAGAATAATGTTCCTGAAgccatgcatgatatgataatTTCAAACAGTGTAACCTCAAGTAAAGTTAAAATTGAACCTTTTGATGACAATGACTTGCTCAACCAGCAAATTTCTGCTGTTGATGTATCCCACTTGTTAGATTCAGAAATGAGattgaacaaaagaaatggTGAAATTCAAGATGATGGGTGGTCAGATGAACTCGACCATGTTCCGCTGCTACTACGAAGAAAAATGTTGTTAGCAGGCAGGAAGGTTCCAGGTGCAGAAAGCCCTAAATCTGCTATATCTAAAGTAAATGACAGCGCATGCAC GTCCCATCATGATGTTGCAGTTGTAAAGGAAGAGAAACAACTTCATCCTTCG GGTCTCCCAGGAGATGACTATGTAAAGAATATTGATGGAATTACAAGGGATGAGATCCAGCCTTTGCTAGTGTCTACTGGATTTGACTCATGTGACATGTTGGAACGAGGTGATTCTGATATATGTGGAAGTATGGTGACAGATGCATCTGATACCTCTGTTTCACAATGTTGTTTTGGAGCTAATCAAGTTTCCTCATTGCCTATTGTATTTGAGAGTATTCCGTCAAGTAAGTCAAGAGATTTTGTGGAACTTCAAAAATGTGTAGACACTGCTCTATCCAAGGGGAAATTGCCCAAGTCAAATTTGTGCGATGTACAGGATCCTGGTTTATGTCCAATGATGATAACAAAGCCTGCTGCAGCTTTGAAACAATCTACCAAAGTTAAGATTGAACCTCCAGATCATCATGCCATGCCAAAGAGTGATGATACTTCCAAGGATAACTTAAACGTGAAGATGCTACCGGTAAAGAGTGAAGCACAAGACTCTGATGATTTTTCATCAGACAAGGTGGACCATATGCTGCTGCAAGAACGTTTAGAACTACTGACATCACGCATAGACTCTGTGGCTGATACTAATAAGACATACAGTTGTTACACCGAACTCATCCCTTCTGTATGTGGAAGCAGTCATCCAATTCCAGAATCCGTTAAGCTGACTCTGCCCAAGCGTCtgcggaaaagaaaaaaaactgcCAC CGATTCAGTTGAAACTGCCTTGGAAGAAGATGTACCAGGACTTCTGAAG GTGTTACTTGACAAAGGGGTTACAGTTGATGAAATTAAGCTTTATGGGGAGGCAGAGAGCAATGAACTTGTGGAAGAATCTTCTGGCAATAATGGCTTTGCCGAGCTTGAAGATGTAATATCAAAG CTTTATTCTCAGCGTCaatctttcttgaaatttccaCCTATACGTGGCTCAAAGGATGCAAAAATTAGTTATTGCCTGGCTTGCCTTCTCTCTCTGGTGGAGCAG acaCGATATCTGCATTTCCGGAAGTGGCCAGCTGAATGGGGTTGGTGCCGGGACCTCCAATCATTTATATTTGTCTTTGAAAGGCATAACAG AATAGTCCTGGAACGTCCGGAATATGGGTATGCCACATATTTCTTTGAGCTGGTTGATTCACTGCCTATTGATTGGCAGATTAAGCGGTTGGTGATTGCCATGAGGCTAACTAGCTGTAGCAGGGTGGCCCTAATCGAAAACAAAGTGCTAACG GTTGGGGAAGACTTGACTGAAGGTGAAGCACGGGTCTTAATGGAATACGGCTGGGTACCAAATACTGGCTTGGGCACGATGCTTAACTATTGCGACAGAGTCTATCATGACCAAAGGAATGAGATGGATATCTCCGAATGGAGGGTGAAGATAGGGAAGTTGCTGATCGAGGGCTATAATGGGGGAAGCATTGTCCCGACCAACATCGGAAAGATAACAGAACATCGGAGTTCAATGGAACGTGAAAGCCTGGAGATCTCACAGGTTAAAATGGAGGCGGGGCTTTAG